CACCCAACTCCCCCTCCTTCAAAAGAATCGAACTAAAACACCCTCAGAAAACAGGAAACCAACCTTTGGAGCAATGCGCACACGCTTATTGCTCCGGAAAGTCTCCGAGCTGTTGATGGATGCTCCCTGTGCCATGGATACAGAAGGCTGCAAGACAAGAGGCTGACTCAAAGGAAACTGGATCGGAACCAGGTAGGAGTTGATACGAGGAAGCAAAGGCTTCATCTTTCGGCCTGGAAGGGAAAACAGACTTGCTAGCCTCTTGCCCTTCCTTTACTATCTCTTGAAACCCAGGCATCCAACGGGAAGTCCTTCTAAATACCCCAAAAATAAATATCCAATCAGAGAGAGGCTCACCCGCCTTCTCTGCTAAGTTTGAGGATATAAATTCCAAGCTGGAAGGCCTGATGAACAAGCAAGTAGTCCTTCAGACAGATCATAGCCCTGAAGTTGGGCCAAGCTCTGCTCTCACTCCATTTGAGTACCCAATCCCCTTTATGTCCCCATCACACCCTCTctcaaatacagcaaaactgcCTTCAGCTCCAAACCTGACAGTAGGAAGCCTAAAAGCTGGTGAACCTGAATAACAATTTCCACTTCTATTCCTAAGGGAATCTGGGAGAGCACCTCAGATTTATGAGAGTGATTCTTTTTGGCCAAGGCTGATATAGACACTCACGTGCATTTGGGGGTTCAGTTTTGCTACTGCTGTTGCTTCCCGTGTTCTTCTGGGGATCTGGAAGATGtcttttttgctgctgcagtcattgtgaaataagaaagaggagaaggagaaaagaaggatttaaagagaaaaatccaacTTTATTCTGCTGCCTCACTCAGAACCGTGAATCCAGAAGTCTGTGCTGTGCTAATCCAGAGAGAGCAGCTGTTAGCACCCAGCATTCATGCTGGCTCTAGCTCTGTGCCACTTGCTGTTTTGCAGCCATGCCATCTCAAAGCCAGCTGCCAACCAAAAGCTGTGCATAAAAAAAGATGGCAtgacagagctgctccagctgcagacTCTACCGCAGTAGTGACCTGGTTTCAGTGTCCTCAGTGCCTGAGGAAAGGCAAATAGGGTAGCTTCATTGTATATTTGATTTCTATACAAACCATAGACCAGATAGATGTTCAAGTGGAATAGCAGAGGCAACAGAGGAATCAGAAGTctaaacagacagaaagaaggCTGCCCCAGGGCTGTAGCCATGTCAGAAAAGTGTTTGGCTGCTTGCAAACCTGTCATTGTTAAAACTGCTGAATGCAAAAGAGAGTGCAAACAGATTCACCCTTCTGAGAGTCACAGTGCATTTGggttacaaaattaaaaaggagcACGGAGAGATCCTATTCTTTCTGGATCTGAACCCCATAGCAGATTGGGGTTGCTGCTGTGGAGATGAGGATTTTACCAGAAATCTCTGTGTGGGCTTGTTCTCTGAAGCCTGTTGGTACTCACTGCAGCCTATGTCTAATTACACAAAGCTGTACAGCTCTACCAGCTCTAGAGACAGCATATAATCTGAAGGCAATTAACCTTTGGCTCAACTCCATTCCCCAAAAAGGGTGTGCATGGAGCTGTATGACTAGGTGCAGCAGTGACATAGTCCCCCTCCCAAAACCTCTTGTCCTTTCCTTCAGTGACTGGCAAGAGCAGAATGGAAGGCCAAGCCCCAGGCCAGAGGGTAAGTCTTACTGATTCAGAGCGCTCAGGCGATGTTGGTGACCCCAAGTCCAGCGGCTGGTGGCAGCAAGGcattgagggggaaaaaataacatgaagtTATCAACCAAAGGGGAAACAAATGGGACTTTTAAAACTTGTATTATCTGAGCAAACAAGAGTCAATCTGCCCACccactgcagaaaacacagaagcattTAAACCTATACCACATTCAGAAGCTCAGTTTCTCCCACAAAACAGTACTTCCTCAAATACCTAGCTGGCAAAGGGTAATTCCACCCTATTGCTCTCTAATCAAAAAGCATAGGAACCCCTacttgatttcagtggaaagcTTTTCACTAAGAATTTGAATCATTACATTTGGCACACCACCTGAAGAACAAATACATCCCTCAGAAGTTCCAGTTCACATGCACAGGCACagcaccttttctttccatacaGAGCTTTTGTCTATTTATCAAGAGAAATGACCGAATCCGGCTTCTACAAAAAGGCTGAAGTCAAAGCAGTTTAACTTTCCTGTAAATATAAGGTGTATCTGGATAGCGTGGCATTTAGGAACTGGATAGCctgttccattttctttgcatgaGGCACTCACCTTAAATACCTGGTCCAGTGTTAGGCAACGGTTTGCATCAGGATGAATAGTCCAGAATGAAATTTTACCATTAGCAGATGTCTCACGGACAAACATATCATGAAGGGACAGGTTGTGCCGAATGGAGTTCTGGGGGGGAAAGAAGTGAGGGGGAGGTTGAAAAGTGGTAGTTCTGTCATCAGCACAGCAAGGCCTACCTCAGCCCTGGCAGACGGATTAGATTCCAAAGTGCAGGCAACATGGACCTCCATATTCACTGCATACCCAGGCAACCCTATCATCAGCCTCTTATTCTATTTACTCTTGAGATCCCTATTCTTTCTCTAGTGATCAAACATCCCATCATCTTGCCTAAGTGGAATGAGAAAAGGGATACAAAAGTGGAACAGGGAACATCTGGAATGAGAGGGTATATGGGGTGGGGTGTTTAATTTCCATCTTGCTCTGCAGGCTGGGGAACTCTTCATGTTCACTCAGAAAGCCTATAGAATACCACCCTGTGGCCCTCAGCAACTTGAAAGTCTGCTTGTTACCTTCCAACCTGGCTTAGCCACATGTTTAAAATACGGGAAATGATCCTCAATCCAGGTATAGATGTCCTTCAGAGTCATACGCTTCTTCTCAGTGCTGTTGATGGCAAACTGGATCATGGCCATGTAGGAGTAAGGAGGTCGTTCTGATACCGAATCCTGccatgaggcagcagcagcagcagtaggaaTATCAGCAGGAGCAGAATCTTCTTCAGTCTGAGAGACGAAAGGAATGACGCATTAGTGCTCACAAAGTTGACAAAGAAGGGCCATGGAATATCCCTGGATCTTCCAGGTTCTGCTATTCAAATCAGAAAATGACAAATTCGGGTTACTTAGAGATGGTGATACCTAGTTTTTGCAAGTCTTCTGATCCACATGGACTACTTCCCTCTCAAAAGTTTTAGCACATgctcttttgtctttgcttaCTTACCTTGATTGTTTCCTGTAGAGGCATCTggttctctttctctgtgtcttgCTTCACAGAACAGGGACTTAGCCCATCAGATCTCATCTTCCCCAGCCACTGGATGTTAGTGAGACTATTGTCCAACACAGAGCTCGTTGTCTCGCCACTGCCTGTTGGGGTAACAAGCCCATAGCTCTGCTTACTCATAAAGTAACCCGCTTTCCCCTTCATCTCAAGTGCCAAAACGAAGGTAGTAGTCACATTTCTAGAAGAGGTATCCCTGTGTCAAGATAGGGACAAGATGGTATTGCAATGCTAACGTTTCTTGTGGAAGGAATTCAACCACCATTTTGTCTCTGGCTTgcgcagagaagctgtggctccctggaagtgttcaaggccaagctggatgtggcttggagcaacctggtctagtggaaggtgtccctgcctgtggcagggggttggaactggatgagctttaaggtcccttccaatggtcccaaaccattctatgattctatgatctagtggtaaatgctccatcgctggcagtgttcaaggccaggctggacagagccttgggccacatggtctagtgtgagacacccctgcccacggcagggggttggaactggatgatcttaaggtcctttgcagtcctaactattctatgattctatgatctgcagccttaaaaacaaacattcagACCAGTCTATTGCTCTCAACTAAAACAGGGCAATATTGATCCAGTACATCAAGAACTCAAGTATTTTTAGTTAATGGATAAATCTAGTAAGCAGAGGCCAAGGAAAGTAGTGACAAACTCCAACTGAAAGACCTAGCACAAGACCCAAGTCCGAACTTCAGGTGTCTCCAAGTTTTTGAACTGCATCAGTGAAAACTACcagttttgttatttctggTGAGGTTGGTTGTAGCAGCACGGCTATTGCAGCTGTGTATGGGTTTGTATCAGACAGTACTATACTGTGAGATAAGGTTTACTACAGCCCAAAAGCTACATAGCTCTTTTAAGTTGCAAATACAAATTTGATTTGAGCAGTGTTTCGAAGTAAAATCCAACCCACTTCTAACATTTACTCAGCAGCTTCATCAGGCAGCCCAGGGAGAAATAGACTTGCCACTTAGTTATTAAAGGATGGGAAGCATCTCTTTTTCACAGCTCTAGGCCCATATGTTATGTCACTGACTAAGGTGCCCTATGTTAGTCTTGAATACAACCATATCCCTTTTGCTAAATGAAACTTAGTCTTTTGTTCTTCTAGACTTGACTTCCTCGAGCCAGTTATTTTCTGCCACCGTTAAACTTTTGCTTTGATATAGACCTTTATTTGCCATCTCTTCCACCAAAAATATATCCACTAGGATCCTTCAGATTTCACTGCATATACATAGCTATGTAGGTTATTAGAATCAAATCCATGCTGTTTTGTAATTAACAAAATAGTTTTTGTTATTGCATACTGAGATTCAAGAACTACACTCATTGGCCCACTTCACATCTCTTCATCTATCTGTTAAGACCAAAAAAAGGGTTAAGATTACAtacttttcctctcctgttcgTGTCCAACCACAGAATCAATTCTCGAATGCCAGAGCATTGTCCCTCCTGCAAGACCAGGTGTCTGTGTGacattcttctctctttcttgaCCATCTGCAGCCTTGGTTACTGCACTGGGTTTCTTCTCTGATGGGAGATGCTGCGATGGTGTTGGACCTGCTGAACGGGATGTGCCCCCACTGCTAATGAGAATGAACTTGTTGGGCCCATTGTTGccacattcttttccttttgctgtcagTGCCTCTATGATGCTCTGAATATCCGCATTTGTAGGGATGGCCACCACTTGTGTGTTGGGCATGGTAGGATGGTCAATTATCTTTATTCCTGTTGGGAATTTCTGCAGGCCACAGTCCATTTTGCCTCTGGGTTGGCTGTTGCGTTGGTCCTCCTGGCTGCACTCCTGCTTAGGAGTATTTTCATCCTGACCGCCGTTCTCATCTCTTGCTGAGGTACTGGGCTCATCCTTCTGCGGGAGGGTCAGTTTCCGTCTTTTGAGAATTAAGGGCCTGCGAGGGCTGGTCCTCATTATTGACCTCTACAGTCACTCTCCATTGAAAGGGATGAGAACaaattctgcaaaacaaaagatACCCCATATGAGTGCAGTGGGCAGGAACAGCTAGGAGACGTGCAGCAAGTCATGCAGAGCTCCTACAGAGCACATGTTCTCAGCAATTGCTACAAAGCTAACAAAAAGGGAAGAcaataataatactaaaaagCATTTAGTACGATTGAAAAGGCTACTGGAAAACAGCACTGTACCTCCTTTGTCCACACCTTGAGTAAGCAGTAAGCAGTAAGCAGAACAGGAGAGATATTTGCAGAGGAGATAATTTGCATCACAAGTTGGGAGCCACAGAGTACATCATAATGATGTACGGAAAGGGATGACTACGACTTAGGAAGCTGGAACATAGAAACGCTAGTCCCGATTCTTACATTTCATTGCTGTAACCAGATTACATGAGTTTAGAGAAAAGGGAATTTAACAGATGAGACCATTGCAAATACTACGAAAGCACAcaataaatacagaagttaggtgctttaaaataaatgtaaagtaAATGCTTTAGTTATTCCTTCTTCAGATTTGTCAATAACCACATAAATTCTTCACTGAGCATCATACAATTTAAATGTCAAACTTTTGGACAACAGACAGTTTAGATTATAAACCTGAGAAGATAAAATTTAGAGATACTGCATTCAGGGTATGATGCAGAATGTCCCTTCTGAGAACACCACTTATAAATATCATGTAATTCAAGAATTAAATGGAGGCTGTCTCTTCCAGTAAACTATACCAGATCAAGAATACACAAATAATACTTATATATGGCAGGCAGAATAGAAACATATaacaaaaaagaagtcttttctATTAGTAGATTGGACTGCGACAGCAAGTAAACACGAAAATTCTCAGTATAAATCACCTACATACACACAAACCAGAAAGAGTTCGACAGGTGGACACTGAGTTGTTGATGCCCTAtgtgcagggagcaggcagccctGCAATCAGggtctgcagagcagccagaggCCACAAATAGAGCCGCTCAGGCACGTACATGGCCCTTTGCGATCTGCTCCACTCTCTTAAAAGAGAGATCCCCGTAAGGCAATGGCAAAAGAGCAACCTTTAGCCAGCCTCCAAAAGGCTGCATTCTCTGCGGGAGCGAGACACTTCTCAAGAAGGCCTCAAGCTGCTACCACCGGCAT
The window above is part of the Strigops habroptila isolate Jane chromosome 3, bStrHab1.2.pri, whole genome shotgun sequence genome. Proteins encoded here:
- the FOXM1 gene encoding forkhead box protein M1 → MRTSPRRPLILKRRKLTLPQKDEPSTSARDENGGQDENTPKQECSQEDQRNSQPRGKMDCGLQKFPTGIKIIDHPTMPNTQVVAIPTNADIQSIIEALTAKGKECGNNGPNKFILISSGGTSRSAGPTPSQHLPSEKKPSAVTKAADGQEREKNVTQTPGLAGGTMLWHSRIDSVVGHEQERKSSGETTSSVLDNSLTNIQWLGKMRSDGLSPCSVKQDTEKENQMPLQETIKTEEDSAPADIPTAAAAASWQDSVSERPPYSYMAMIQFAINSTEKKRMTLKDIYTWIEDHFPYFKHVAKPGWKNSIRHNLSLHDMFVRETSANGKISFWTIHPDANRCLTLDQVFKPLDLGSPTSPERSESQQKRHLPDPQKNTGSNSSSKTEPPNARRKMKPLLPRINSYLVPIQFPLSQPLVLQPSVSMAQGASINSSETFRSNKRVRIAPKMSHSTEESSSLTMAAVKEESQCNEGLFSPTHCLKESSSQPGEESASFPEGICINEEEGSQLDDWLSPFASTLTVKEDPGLFLPVSSTKEKKQFTLLKSPSKAVSDTLVIKRRERREMSRSRRKQRLALPCSEEPVLVLPQSNGFDPFRLGADHPFPQESQPLENASQLSCSQGEEGPFKTPVKEMFSKLPVSSTPSKVSATTTPPLGGLDPWKSASLAKESHELDFSPVRTLQLPFTPLQENQDLLGFNTTPLKNPLFESPRELLNTESSDMVHVPLTSSPAFTHESTKQLSVELPASGFTENRSLMEGLILDTMNDSLSKILLDISFPGLEDENLGTDISWSNLIPELK